Genomic DNA from Streptomyces sp. NBC_01571:
GGCCCTCGGACCTGCTGGATCACACCGCGTTCTACACGTTCGACGTCGCCTGACCCGAGGCACCGGCGCTCCCGGCCGAGGCACTCCCCTGCCGACGCCGGGCACGGTGCGGTGGCCCCTGGCACGACGGGGCCACCGCATCGCCCGTCCCGCGCGTCGCCCGTCGTGCGCGACGCTCGTCCCAACGGCGGTCAGCGCGTCACCGTGGGCCCTGGAGCCCTGGAGCCCTGGAGGCCTGGCCGGCGTACCGGACGTCGCTCTAGACGTCGCTCGTCTCGGGCGTACGGCACTCGGGGTGCCCCCAGCCCTGACCGTTCTTGGCGATGGACTCACCCGCCGCGTACGAGCGGCCGCAGACGCAGCGTCCGGGGAACTTGGCCTTGATCGTACGGGCCGACGCGCCCTGCCGTGCGGCCGCCGAGCCCTGCCGGGGCGTCTTGGCCGGGGCGCGGCGTCGGACGGCGCCCGAGGCGGGGGTGTCGGGAGACGCCGGAGGCTCCGGAGAGCCGAGGTCGCTGCCCGCGGGCTGCTGGACGACGGCGGCCTGGCTCGCGGCCCGGTCGGCGAAGTCGTTCAGCCGGTCACCGTCGACCTGGTGGGCGGGGACGTAGCGGAACTCCACGGTGCGGCCGTCGAGGAGTTCGTCGATGCGCGCGA
This window encodes:
- a CDS encoding ribonuclease H; the encoded protein is MIGAMLERVVAACDGASKGNPGPAGWAWVVADHEETPTRWEAGPLGKATNNVAELTALERLLTAMAPEVPLEIRMDSQYAMKAVTTWLPGWKRKGWKTASGKPVANQELVARIDELLDGRTVEFRYVPAHQVDGDRLNDFADRAASQAAVVQQPAGSDLGSPEPPASPDTPASGAVRRRAPAKTPRQGSAAARQGASARTIKAKFPGRCVCGRSYAAGESIAKNGQGWGHPECRTPETSDV